A genome region from Pongo pygmaeus isolate AG05252 chromosome 17, NHGRI_mPonPyg2-v2.0_pri, whole genome shotgun sequence includes the following:
- the ZBTB7C gene encoding zinc finger and BTB domain-containing protein 7C isoform X3: protein MSRAALSCGPTGGWELSSKLLCDLGQEPSPSWTANFLLCKMKGWALAENMANDIDELIGIPFPNHSSEVLCSLNEQRHDGLLCDVLLVVQEQEYRTHRSVLAACSKYFKKLFTAGTLASQPYVYEIDFVQPEALAAILEFAYTSTLTITAGNVKHILNAARMLEIQCIVNVCLEIMEPGGDGGEEDDKEDDDDDEDDDDEEDEEEEEEEEEDDDDDTEDFADQENLPDPQDISCHQSPSKTDHLTEKAYSDTPRDFPDSFQAGSPGHLGMIRDFSIESLLRENLYPKANIPDRRPSLSPFAPDFFPHLWPGDFGAFAQLPEQPMDSGPLDLVIKNRKIKEEEKEELPPPPPPPFPNDFFKDMFPDLPGGPLGPIKAENDYGAYLNFLSATHLGGLFPPWPLVEERKLKPKASQQCPICHKVIMGAGKLPRHMRTHTGEKPYMCTICEVRFTRQDKLKIHMRKHTGERPYLCIHCNAKFVHNYDLKNHMRIHTGVRPYQCEFCYKSFTRSDHLHRHIKRQSCRMARPRRGRKPAAWRAASLLFGPGGPAPDKAAFVMPPALGEVGGHLGGAAVCLPGPSPAKHFLAAPKGALSLQELERQFEETQMKLFGRAQLEAERNAGGLLAFALAENVAAARPYFPLPDPWAAGLAGLPGLAGLNHVASMSEANN, encoded by the exons ggcTCTGGCTGAGAACATGGCCAATGACATTGACGAGCTCATTGGCATTCCCTTCCCCAACCACAGCAGTGAGGTCCTGTGCAGCCTCAATGAGCAGCGGCACGATGGCCTGCTGTGCGATGTGCTCCTGGTGGTGCAGGAGCAGGAGTATCGGACCCACCGGTCCGTCCTGGCTGCCTGCAGCAAGTACTTCAAGAAGCTTTTCACAGCCGGCACCCTAGCCAGCCAGCCCTACGTCTATGAGATCGACTTTGTCCAGCCTGAGGCTCTGGCTGCTATCCTGGAGTTCGCCTACACCTCCACGCTCACCATCACCGCCGGCAACGTCAAGCACATCCTCAACGCAGCCAGGATGCTGGAGATCCAGTGCATCGTGAACGTGTGCCTGGAGATCATGGAGCCTGGGGGGGACGGGGGGGAGGAGGACGACAAGGAGGACGATGACGACGacgaagatgatgatgatgaggaggacgaagaggaggaggaggaagaggaggaggatgacGATGATGACACGGAGGACTTTGCTGACCAAGAAAACTTGCCTGACCCCCAGGACATCAGCTGCCACCAAAGCCCTTCCAAGACGGACCATCTCACAGAGAAGGCCTACTCAGACACCCCCAGGGACTTCCCTGACTCCTTCCAGGCTGGCAGTCCTGGCCATCTGGGGATGATCCGGGACTTCTCCATCGAATCTCTGCTGAGGGAGAACCTGTACCCCAAGGCCAACATCCCTGACAGGAGACCCTCCTTGTCTCCATTCGCCCCAGACTTCTTCCCACACCTCTGGCCAGGGGACTTTGGTGCCTTTGCCCAGCTGCCTGAGCAGCCCATGGACAGTGGGCCACTGGATCTGGTCATCAAGAATCGGAAGatcaaggaggaggagaaggaggagctgcccccacccccaccgccacCTTTCCCTAATGACTTCTTCAAGGACATGTTCCCTGACCTGCCCGGGGGGCCTCTGGGACCCATCAAGGCGGAGAACGACTACGGTGCCTATCTCAACTTCCTGAGTGCCACCCACCTGGGAGGCCTCTTCCCACCCTGGCCCCTGGTGGAAGAGCGCAAGCTGAAGCCCAAGGCCTCTCAGCAGTGCCCCATCTGCCACAAAGTCATCATGGGGGCCGGGAAGCTGCCGCGGCACATGAGGACCCATACTGGGGAGAAGCCATACATGTGCACCATCTGCGAGGTCCGCTTCACCAG GCAGGACAAGCTGAAAATCCACATGCGGAAGCACACAGGGGAGCGGCCCTACCTGTGCATCCACTGCAACGCCAAGTTCGTGCACAACTACGACCTCAAGAACCACATGCGCATCCACACGGGCGTGCGGCCCTACCAGTGCGAGTTCTGCTACAAGAGCTTCACGCGCTCTGACCACCTGCACCGCCACATCAAGCGCCAGAGCTGCCGCATGGCGCGGCCCCGACGCGGCCGCAAGCCTGCTGCGTGGAGGGCCGCCAGCCTGCTCTTCGGGCCCGGCGGCCCGGCCCCCGACAAGGCGGCCTTCGTGATGCCCCCCGCGCTGGGCGAGGTGGGCGGCCACCTGGGTGGCGCAGCCGTGTGCCTCCCGGGCCCCAGCCCCGCCAAGCACTTCCTGGCAGCGCCGAAGGGCGCCCTGAGCCTGCAGGAGCTGGAGCGGCAGTTCGAGGAGACGCAGATGAAGCTGTTCGGGCGCGCGCAGCTGGAGGCTGAGAGGAACGCGGGGGGCCTCCTGGCCTTCGCGCTGGCCGAGAACGTGGCGGCGGCGAGGCCCTACTTCCCGCTGCCCGACCCGTGGGCCGCCGGCCTGGCCGGCCTCCCTGGGCTCGCTGGCCTCAACCATGTGGCCTCCATGTCCGAAGCCAACAACTAG
- the ZBTB7C gene encoding zinc finger and BTB domain-containing protein 7C isoform X2: MSLITRCQAVPGGSGKSTRSSRHWFCFGGAFSPVREEKTPAYETKNFMSRALAENMANDIDELIGIPFPNHSSEVLCSLNEQRHDGLLCDVLLVVQEQEYRTHRSVLAACSKYFKKLFTAGTLASQPYVYEIDFVQPEALAAILEFAYTSTLTITAGNVKHILNAARMLEIQCIVNVCLEIMEPGGDGGEEDDKEDDDDDEDDDDEEDEEEEEEEEEDDDDDTEDFADQENLPDPQDISCHQSPSKTDHLTEKAYSDTPRDFPDSFQAGSPGHLGMIRDFSIESLLRENLYPKANIPDRRPSLSPFAPDFFPHLWPGDFGAFAQLPEQPMDSGPLDLVIKNRKIKEEEKEELPPPPPPPFPNDFFKDMFPDLPGGPLGPIKAENDYGAYLNFLSATHLGGLFPPWPLVEERKLKPKASQQCPICHKVIMGAGKLPRHMRTHTGEKPYMCTICEVRFTRQDKLKIHMRKHTGERPYLCIHCNAKFVHNYDLKNHMRIHTGVRPYQCEFCYKSFTRSDHLHRHIKRQSCRMARPRRGRKPAAWRAASLLFGPGGPAPDKAAFVMPPALGEVGGHLGGAAVCLPGPSPAKHFLAAPKGALSLQELERQFEETQMKLFGRAQLEAERNAGGLLAFALAENVAAARPYFPLPDPWAAGLAGLPGLAGLNHVASMSEANN; encoded by the exons ggcTCTGGCTGAGAACATGGCCAATGACATTGACGAGCTCATTGGCATTCCCTTCCCCAACCACAGCAGTGAGGTCCTGTGCAGCCTCAATGAGCAGCGGCACGATGGCCTGCTGTGCGATGTGCTCCTGGTGGTGCAGGAGCAGGAGTATCGGACCCACCGGTCCGTCCTGGCTGCCTGCAGCAAGTACTTCAAGAAGCTTTTCACAGCCGGCACCCTAGCCAGCCAGCCCTACGTCTATGAGATCGACTTTGTCCAGCCTGAGGCTCTGGCTGCTATCCTGGAGTTCGCCTACACCTCCACGCTCACCATCACCGCCGGCAACGTCAAGCACATCCTCAACGCAGCCAGGATGCTGGAGATCCAGTGCATCGTGAACGTGTGCCTGGAGATCATGGAGCCTGGGGGGGACGGGGGGGAGGAGGACGACAAGGAGGACGATGACGACGacgaagatgatgatgatgaggaggacgaagaggaggaggaggaagaggaggaggatgacGATGATGACACGGAGGACTTTGCTGACCAAGAAAACTTGCCTGACCCCCAGGACATCAGCTGCCACCAAAGCCCTTCCAAGACGGACCATCTCACAGAGAAGGCCTACTCAGACACCCCCAGGGACTTCCCTGACTCCTTCCAGGCTGGCAGTCCTGGCCATCTGGGGATGATCCGGGACTTCTCCATCGAATCTCTGCTGAGGGAGAACCTGTACCCCAAGGCCAACATCCCTGACAGGAGACCCTCCTTGTCTCCATTCGCCCCAGACTTCTTCCCACACCTCTGGCCAGGGGACTTTGGTGCCTTTGCCCAGCTGCCTGAGCAGCCCATGGACAGTGGGCCACTGGATCTGGTCATCAAGAATCGGAAGatcaaggaggaggagaaggaggagctgcccccacccccaccgccacCTTTCCCTAATGACTTCTTCAAGGACATGTTCCCTGACCTGCCCGGGGGGCCTCTGGGACCCATCAAGGCGGAGAACGACTACGGTGCCTATCTCAACTTCCTGAGTGCCACCCACCTGGGAGGCCTCTTCCCACCCTGGCCCCTGGTGGAAGAGCGCAAGCTGAAGCCCAAGGCCTCTCAGCAGTGCCCCATCTGCCACAAAGTCATCATGGGGGCCGGGAAGCTGCCGCGGCACATGAGGACCCATACTGGGGAGAAGCCATACATGTGCACCATCTGCGAGGTCCGCTTCACCAG GCAGGACAAGCTGAAAATCCACATGCGGAAGCACACAGGGGAGCGGCCCTACCTGTGCATCCACTGCAACGCCAAGTTCGTGCACAACTACGACCTCAAGAACCACATGCGCATCCACACGGGCGTGCGGCCCTACCAGTGCGAGTTCTGCTACAAGAGCTTCACGCGCTCTGACCACCTGCACCGCCACATCAAGCGCCAGAGCTGCCGCATGGCGCGGCCCCGACGCGGCCGCAAGCCTGCTGCGTGGAGGGCCGCCAGCCTGCTCTTCGGGCCCGGCGGCCCGGCCCCCGACAAGGCGGCCTTCGTGATGCCCCCCGCGCTGGGCGAGGTGGGCGGCCACCTGGGTGGCGCAGCCGTGTGCCTCCCGGGCCCCAGCCCCGCCAAGCACTTCCTGGCAGCGCCGAAGGGCGCCCTGAGCCTGCAGGAGCTGGAGCGGCAGTTCGAGGAGACGCAGATGAAGCTGTTCGGGCGCGCGCAGCTGGAGGCTGAGAGGAACGCGGGGGGCCTCCTGGCCTTCGCGCTGGCCGAGAACGTGGCGGCGGCGAGGCCCTACTTCCCGCTGCCCGACCCGTGGGCCGCCGGCCTGGCCGGCCTCCCTGGGCTCGCTGGCCTCAACCATGTGGCCTCCATGTCCGAAGCCAACAACTAG
- the ZBTB7C gene encoding zinc finger and BTB domain-containing protein 7C isoform X4: MQQLRHREVTCPRSPSRALAENMANDIDELIGIPFPNHSSEVLCSLNEQRHDGLLCDVLLVVQEQEYRTHRSVLAACSKYFKKLFTAGTLASQPYVYEIDFVQPEALAAILEFAYTSTLTITAGNVKHILNAARMLEIQCIVNVCLEIMEPGGDGGEEDDKEDDDDDEDDDDEEDEEEEEEEEEDDDDDTEDFADQENLPDPQDISCHQSPSKTDHLTEKAYSDTPRDFPDSFQAGSPGHLGMIRDFSIESLLRENLYPKANIPDRRPSLSPFAPDFFPHLWPGDFGAFAQLPEQPMDSGPLDLVIKNRKIKEEEKEELPPPPPPPFPNDFFKDMFPDLPGGPLGPIKAENDYGAYLNFLSATHLGGLFPPWPLVEERKLKPKASQQCPICHKVIMGAGKLPRHMRTHTGEKPYMCTICEVRFTRQDKLKIHMRKHTGERPYLCIHCNAKFVHNYDLKNHMRIHTGVRPYQCEFCYKSFTRSDHLHRHIKRQSCRMARPRRGRKPAAWRAASLLFGPGGPAPDKAAFVMPPALGEVGGHLGGAAVCLPGPSPAKHFLAAPKGALSLQELERQFEETQMKLFGRAQLEAERNAGGLLAFALAENVAAARPYFPLPDPWAAGLAGLPGLAGLNHVASMSEANN, translated from the exons ggcTCTGGCTGAGAACATGGCCAATGACATTGACGAGCTCATTGGCATTCCCTTCCCCAACCACAGCAGTGAGGTCCTGTGCAGCCTCAATGAGCAGCGGCACGATGGCCTGCTGTGCGATGTGCTCCTGGTGGTGCAGGAGCAGGAGTATCGGACCCACCGGTCCGTCCTGGCTGCCTGCAGCAAGTACTTCAAGAAGCTTTTCACAGCCGGCACCCTAGCCAGCCAGCCCTACGTCTATGAGATCGACTTTGTCCAGCCTGAGGCTCTGGCTGCTATCCTGGAGTTCGCCTACACCTCCACGCTCACCATCACCGCCGGCAACGTCAAGCACATCCTCAACGCAGCCAGGATGCTGGAGATCCAGTGCATCGTGAACGTGTGCCTGGAGATCATGGAGCCTGGGGGGGACGGGGGGGAGGAGGACGACAAGGAGGACGATGACGACGacgaagatgatgatgatgaggaggacgaagaggaggaggaggaagaggaggaggatgacGATGATGACACGGAGGACTTTGCTGACCAAGAAAACTTGCCTGACCCCCAGGACATCAGCTGCCACCAAAGCCCTTCCAAGACGGACCATCTCACAGAGAAGGCCTACTCAGACACCCCCAGGGACTTCCCTGACTCCTTCCAGGCTGGCAGTCCTGGCCATCTGGGGATGATCCGGGACTTCTCCATCGAATCTCTGCTGAGGGAGAACCTGTACCCCAAGGCCAACATCCCTGACAGGAGACCCTCCTTGTCTCCATTCGCCCCAGACTTCTTCCCACACCTCTGGCCAGGGGACTTTGGTGCCTTTGCCCAGCTGCCTGAGCAGCCCATGGACAGTGGGCCACTGGATCTGGTCATCAAGAATCGGAAGatcaaggaggaggagaaggaggagctgcccccacccccaccgccacCTTTCCCTAATGACTTCTTCAAGGACATGTTCCCTGACCTGCCCGGGGGGCCTCTGGGACCCATCAAGGCGGAGAACGACTACGGTGCCTATCTCAACTTCCTGAGTGCCACCCACCTGGGAGGCCTCTTCCCACCCTGGCCCCTGGTGGAAGAGCGCAAGCTGAAGCCCAAGGCCTCTCAGCAGTGCCCCATCTGCCACAAAGTCATCATGGGGGCCGGGAAGCTGCCGCGGCACATGAGGACCCATACTGGGGAGAAGCCATACATGTGCACCATCTGCGAGGTCCGCTTCACCAG GCAGGACAAGCTGAAAATCCACATGCGGAAGCACACAGGGGAGCGGCCCTACCTGTGCATCCACTGCAACGCCAAGTTCGTGCACAACTACGACCTCAAGAACCACATGCGCATCCACACGGGCGTGCGGCCCTACCAGTGCGAGTTCTGCTACAAGAGCTTCACGCGCTCTGACCACCTGCACCGCCACATCAAGCGCCAGAGCTGCCGCATGGCGCGGCCCCGACGCGGCCGCAAGCCTGCTGCGTGGAGGGCCGCCAGCCTGCTCTTCGGGCCCGGCGGCCCGGCCCCCGACAAGGCGGCCTTCGTGATGCCCCCCGCGCTGGGCGAGGTGGGCGGCCACCTGGGTGGCGCAGCCGTGTGCCTCCCGGGCCCCAGCCCCGCCAAGCACTTCCTGGCAGCGCCGAAGGGCGCCCTGAGCCTGCAGGAGCTGGAGCGGCAGTTCGAGGAGACGCAGATGAAGCTGTTCGGGCGCGCGCAGCTGGAGGCTGAGAGGAACGCGGGGGGCCTCCTGGCCTTCGCGCTGGCCGAGAACGTGGCGGCGGCGAGGCCCTACTTCCCGCTGCCCGACCCGTGGGCCGCCGGCCTGGCCGGCCTCCCTGGGCTCGCTGGCCTCAACCATGTGGCCTCCATGTCCGAAGCCAACAACTAG
- the ZBTB7C gene encoding zinc finger and BTB domain-containing protein 7C isoform X5, producing MRGWALAENMANDIDELIGIPFPNHSSEVLCSLNEQRHDGLLCDVLLVVQEQEYRTHRSVLAACSKYFKKLFTAGTLASQPYVYEIDFVQPEALAAILEFAYTSTLTITAGNVKHILNAARMLEIQCIVNVCLEIMEPGGDGGEEDDKEDDDDDEDDDDEEDEEEEEEEEEDDDDDTEDFADQENLPDPQDISCHQSPSKTDHLTEKAYSDTPRDFPDSFQAGSPGHLGMIRDFSIESLLRENLYPKANIPDRRPSLSPFAPDFFPHLWPGDFGAFAQLPEQPMDSGPLDLVIKNRKIKEEEKEELPPPPPPPFPNDFFKDMFPDLPGGPLGPIKAENDYGAYLNFLSATHLGGLFPPWPLVEERKLKPKASQQCPICHKVIMGAGKLPRHMRTHTGEKPYMCTICEVRFTRQDKLKIHMRKHTGERPYLCIHCNAKFVHNYDLKNHMRIHTGVRPYQCEFCYKSFTRSDHLHRHIKRQSCRMARPRRGRKPAAWRAASLLFGPGGPAPDKAAFVMPPALGEVGGHLGGAAVCLPGPSPAKHFLAAPKGALSLQELERQFEETQMKLFGRAQLEAERNAGGLLAFALAENVAAARPYFPLPDPWAAGLAGLPGLAGLNHVASMSEANN from the exons ggcTCTGGCTGAGAACATGGCCAATGACATTGACGAGCTCATTGGCATTCCCTTCCCCAACCACAGCAGTGAGGTCCTGTGCAGCCTCAATGAGCAGCGGCACGATGGCCTGCTGTGCGATGTGCTCCTGGTGGTGCAGGAGCAGGAGTATCGGACCCACCGGTCCGTCCTGGCTGCCTGCAGCAAGTACTTCAAGAAGCTTTTCACAGCCGGCACCCTAGCCAGCCAGCCCTACGTCTATGAGATCGACTTTGTCCAGCCTGAGGCTCTGGCTGCTATCCTGGAGTTCGCCTACACCTCCACGCTCACCATCACCGCCGGCAACGTCAAGCACATCCTCAACGCAGCCAGGATGCTGGAGATCCAGTGCATCGTGAACGTGTGCCTGGAGATCATGGAGCCTGGGGGGGACGGGGGGGAGGAGGACGACAAGGAGGACGATGACGACGacgaagatgatgatgatgaggaggacgaagaggaggaggaggaagaggaggaggatgacGATGATGACACGGAGGACTTTGCTGACCAAGAAAACTTGCCTGACCCCCAGGACATCAGCTGCCACCAAAGCCCTTCCAAGACGGACCATCTCACAGAGAAGGCCTACTCAGACACCCCCAGGGACTTCCCTGACTCCTTCCAGGCTGGCAGTCCTGGCCATCTGGGGATGATCCGGGACTTCTCCATCGAATCTCTGCTGAGGGAGAACCTGTACCCCAAGGCCAACATCCCTGACAGGAGACCCTCCTTGTCTCCATTCGCCCCAGACTTCTTCCCACACCTCTGGCCAGGGGACTTTGGTGCCTTTGCCCAGCTGCCTGAGCAGCCCATGGACAGTGGGCCACTGGATCTGGTCATCAAGAATCGGAAGatcaaggaggaggagaaggaggagctgcccccacccccaccgccacCTTTCCCTAATGACTTCTTCAAGGACATGTTCCCTGACCTGCCCGGGGGGCCTCTGGGACCCATCAAGGCGGAGAACGACTACGGTGCCTATCTCAACTTCCTGAGTGCCACCCACCTGGGAGGCCTCTTCCCACCCTGGCCCCTGGTGGAAGAGCGCAAGCTGAAGCCCAAGGCCTCTCAGCAGTGCCCCATCTGCCACAAAGTCATCATGGGGGCCGGGAAGCTGCCGCGGCACATGAGGACCCATACTGGGGAGAAGCCATACATGTGCACCATCTGCGAGGTCCGCTTCACCAG GCAGGACAAGCTGAAAATCCACATGCGGAAGCACACAGGGGAGCGGCCCTACCTGTGCATCCACTGCAACGCCAAGTTCGTGCACAACTACGACCTCAAGAACCACATGCGCATCCACACGGGCGTGCGGCCCTACCAGTGCGAGTTCTGCTACAAGAGCTTCACGCGCTCTGACCACCTGCACCGCCACATCAAGCGCCAGAGCTGCCGCATGGCGCGGCCCCGACGCGGCCGCAAGCCTGCTGCGTGGAGGGCCGCCAGCCTGCTCTTCGGGCCCGGCGGCCCGGCCCCCGACAAGGCGGCCTTCGTGATGCCCCCCGCGCTGGGCGAGGTGGGCGGCCACCTGGGTGGCGCAGCCGTGTGCCTCCCGGGCCCCAGCCCCGCCAAGCACTTCCTGGCAGCGCCGAAGGGCGCCCTGAGCCTGCAGGAGCTGGAGCGGCAGTTCGAGGAGACGCAGATGAAGCTGTTCGGGCGCGCGCAGCTGGAGGCTGAGAGGAACGCGGGGGGCCTCCTGGCCTTCGCGCTGGCCGAGAACGTGGCGGCGGCGAGGCCCTACTTCCCGCTGCCCGACCCGTGGGCCGCCGGCCTGGCCGGCCTCCCTGGGCTCGCTGGCCTCAACCATGTGGCCTCCATGTCCGAAGCCAACAACTAG
- the ZBTB7C gene encoding zinc finger and BTB domain-containing protein 7C isoform X8 → MANDIDELIGIPFPNHSSEVLCSLNEQRHDGLLCDVLLVVQEQEYRTHRSVLAACSKYFKKLFTAGTLASQPYVYEIDFVQPEALAAILEFAYTSTLTITAGNVKHILNAARMLEIQCIVNVCLEIMEPGGDGGEEDDKEDDDDDEDDDDEEDEEEEEEEEEDDDDDTEDFADQENLPDPQDISCHQSPSKTDHLTEKAYSDTPRDFPDSFQAGSPGHLGMIRDFSIESLLRENLYPKANIPDRRPSLSPFAPDFFPHLWPGDFGAFAQLPEQPMDSGPLDLVIKNRKIKEEEKEELPPPPPPPFPNDFFKDMFPDLPGGPLGPIKAENDYGAYLNFLSATHLGGLFPPWPLVEERKLKPKASQQCPICHKVIMGAGKLPRHMRTHTGEKPYMCTICEVRFTRQDKLKIHMRKHTGERPYLCIHCNAKFVHNYDLKNHMRIHTGVRPYQCEFCYKSFTRSDHLHRHIKRQSCRMARPRRGRKPAAWRAASLLFGPGGPAPDKAAFVMPPALGEVGGHLGGAAVCLPGPSPAKHFLAAPKGALSLQELERQFEETQMKLFGRAQLEAERNAGGLLAFALAENVAAARPYFPLPDPWAAGLAGLPGLAGLNHVASMSEANN, encoded by the exons ATGGCCAATGACATTGACGAGCTCATTGGCATTCCCTTCCCCAACCACAGCAGTGAGGTCCTGTGCAGCCTCAATGAGCAGCGGCACGATGGCCTGCTGTGCGATGTGCTCCTGGTGGTGCAGGAGCAGGAGTATCGGACCCACCGGTCCGTCCTGGCTGCCTGCAGCAAGTACTTCAAGAAGCTTTTCACAGCCGGCACCCTAGCCAGCCAGCCCTACGTCTATGAGATCGACTTTGTCCAGCCTGAGGCTCTGGCTGCTATCCTGGAGTTCGCCTACACCTCCACGCTCACCATCACCGCCGGCAACGTCAAGCACATCCTCAACGCAGCCAGGATGCTGGAGATCCAGTGCATCGTGAACGTGTGCCTGGAGATCATGGAGCCTGGGGGGGACGGGGGGGAGGAGGACGACAAGGAGGACGATGACGACGacgaagatgatgatgatgaggaggacgaagaggaggaggaggaagaggaggaggatgacGATGATGACACGGAGGACTTTGCTGACCAAGAAAACTTGCCTGACCCCCAGGACATCAGCTGCCACCAAAGCCCTTCCAAGACGGACCATCTCACAGAGAAGGCCTACTCAGACACCCCCAGGGACTTCCCTGACTCCTTCCAGGCTGGCAGTCCTGGCCATCTGGGGATGATCCGGGACTTCTCCATCGAATCTCTGCTGAGGGAGAACCTGTACCCCAAGGCCAACATCCCTGACAGGAGACCCTCCTTGTCTCCATTCGCCCCAGACTTCTTCCCACACCTCTGGCCAGGGGACTTTGGTGCCTTTGCCCAGCTGCCTGAGCAGCCCATGGACAGTGGGCCACTGGATCTGGTCATCAAGAATCGGAAGatcaaggaggaggagaaggaggagctgcccccacccccaccgccacCTTTCCCTAATGACTTCTTCAAGGACATGTTCCCTGACCTGCCCGGGGGGCCTCTGGGACCCATCAAGGCGGAGAACGACTACGGTGCCTATCTCAACTTCCTGAGTGCCACCCACCTGGGAGGCCTCTTCCCACCCTGGCCCCTGGTGGAAGAGCGCAAGCTGAAGCCCAAGGCCTCTCAGCAGTGCCCCATCTGCCACAAAGTCATCATGGGGGCCGGGAAGCTGCCGCGGCACATGAGGACCCATACTGGGGAGAAGCCATACATGTGCACCATCTGCGAGGTCCGCTTCACCAG GCAGGACAAGCTGAAAATCCACATGCGGAAGCACACAGGGGAGCGGCCCTACCTGTGCATCCACTGCAACGCCAAGTTCGTGCACAACTACGACCTCAAGAACCACATGCGCATCCACACGGGCGTGCGGCCCTACCAGTGCGAGTTCTGCTACAAGAGCTTCACGCGCTCTGACCACCTGCACCGCCACATCAAGCGCCAGAGCTGCCGCATGGCGCGGCCCCGACGCGGCCGCAAGCCTGCTGCGTGGAGGGCCGCCAGCCTGCTCTTCGGGCCCGGCGGCCCGGCCCCCGACAAGGCGGCCTTCGTGATGCCCCCCGCGCTGGGCGAGGTGGGCGGCCACCTGGGTGGCGCAGCCGTGTGCCTCCCGGGCCCCAGCCCCGCCAAGCACTTCCTGGCAGCGCCGAAGGGCGCCCTGAGCCTGCAGGAGCTGGAGCGGCAGTTCGAGGAGACGCAGATGAAGCTGTTCGGGCGCGCGCAGCTGGAGGCTGAGAGGAACGCGGGGGGCCTCCTGGCCTTCGCGCTGGCCGAGAACGTGGCGGCGGCGAGGCCCTACTTCCCGCTGCCCGACCCGTGGGCCGCCGGCCTGGCCGGCCTCCCTGGGCTCGCTGGCCTCAACCATGTGGCCTCCATGTCCGAAGCCAACAACTAG